One segment of Falco biarmicus isolate bFalBia1 chromosome 12, bFalBia1.pri, whole genome shotgun sequence DNA contains the following:
- the LOC130157659 gene encoding ribosome-binding protein 1-like, with amino-acid sequence MDAYEPPTLDVVVFGGLTVVLAIGIFLFSFLEKVLLPSEEALAKQGKYNETAQLKKKEKKQKEEAVEKKAKGKEKEEKRNGKIAEQHQSAPAVSSVTIKKPNVLPTHEEQKPNGPVKKAGASEKKREPAPADSDGPLYLPYKTLVSTVSSTAFSEGEAQRLIEILREKAGIVQDTWHTAKQKGGPVAVLKRRLEEKEKQLATEQEAAAAARNKRRELSKELVAERAKVTALEGKLKEQLLAREQEMAAVQARTQAINQDHAQKTQQLQDKIRTLQDQLENRPNTQLARLQQENSMLRDALYQTSSWMESKHNPELARLRKEYAKLKNELSEKSKVLQRKEQQRKSLELKASALQKEVEQLQGEEEGLKKGTSA; translated from the exons ATGGATGCCTATGAACCTCCAACACTGGATGTTGTAGTCTTTGGAGGTTTGACGGTGGTATTGGCCATTGGGATcttcctgttctccttcctgGAGAAGGTCCTCCTTCCTTCTGAGGAAGCCTTGGCCAAGCAAGGCAAATACAATGAAACCgcccagctgaagaaaaaagagaaaaagcagaaagaggaagctgtagagaaaaaagcaaaaggaaaggaaaaggaagagaaacgAAACGGAAAGATCGCAGAGCAGCACCAAAGTGCTCCAGCTGTCAGCTCCGTCACTATCAAGAAACCAAATGTTCTTCCAACCCATGAGGAGCAGAAGCCTAATGGACCTGTCAAGAAGGCAGGTGCATCCGAGAAGAAACGCGAGCCAG cacctgcgGACTCGGATGGGCCCCTCTACCTGCCCTACAAGACGCTTGTGTCCACGGTCAGCAGCACGGCGTTCAGCGAGGGGGAGGCCCAGCGGCTCATCGAGATCCTGAGGGAGAAAGCGGGCATCGTCCAGGACACCTGGCACACG GCCAAGCAGAAGGGTGGCCCGGTCGCTGTCCTGAAACGCcggctggaggagaaggagaagcagctcgccactgagcaggaggctgcagctgctgccagaaacAAGAGGCGGGAGCTGAGCAAG GAGCTGGTGGCCGAGCGGGCTAAGGTGACGGCTCTGGAGGGCAagctgaaggagcagctgctggcccgCGAGCAGGAGATGGCAGCGGTGCAGGCACGCACGCAGGCCATCAACCAGGACCATGCCCAGAAAAcgcagcagctccaggacaaG ATCCGGACCCTGCAGGACCAGCTGGAGAACAGACCCAACACGCAGCTGGCTcgcctgcagcaggagaactCCATGCTGAGGGATGCCCTCTACCAGACCAGCAGCTGGATGGAGAGCAA GCACAACCCTGAGCTGGCCAGGTTGCGGAAGGAGTACGCCAAGCTGAAGAACGAGCTGTCTGAGAAGTCAAAGGTGCTGCAGcgaaaggagcagcagaggaagagccTGGAGCTCAAAGCGTCAGCCTTGCAGAAGGAggtggagcagctgcag ggggaagaggaaggtttGAAGAAAGGGACTTCAGCCTGA
- the LOC130157660 gene encoding ribosome-binding protein 1-like has translation MDAYEPPTLDVVVFGGLTVVLAIGIFLFSFLEKVLLPSEEALAKQGKYNETAQLKKKEKKQKEEAVEKKAKGKEKEEKRNGKIAEQHQSAPAVSSVTIKKPNVLPTHEEQKPNGPVKKAGASEKKREPAPADSDGPLYLPYKTLVSTVSSTAFSEGEAQRLIEILREKAGIVQDTWHTAKQKGGPVAVLKRRLEEKEKQLATEQEAAAAARNKRRELSKELVAERAKVTALEGKLKEQLLAREQEMAAVQARTQAINQDHAQKTQQLQDKIRTLQDQLENRPNTQLARLQQENSMLRDALYQTSSWMESKHNPELARLRKEYAKLKNELSEKSKVLQRKEQQRKSLELKASALQMQMEQLQVRQAPANLLPSERWGAWLNCVGSMGLAMGRARGEMSVRIWKASCLADPLSVCHMPGALLRIAGKAQGARCPGGSRSRSPVKLTSRL, from the exons ATGGATGCCTATGAACCTCCAACACTGGATGTTGTAGTCTTTGGAGGTTTGACGGTGGTATTGGCCATTGGGATcttcctgttctccttcctgGAGAAGGTCCTCCTTCCTTCTGAGGAAGCCTTGGCCAAGCAAGGCAAATACAATGAAACCgcccagctgaagaaaaaagagaaaaagcagaaagaggaagctgtagagaaaaaagcaaaaggaaaggaaaaggaagagaaacgAAACGGAAAGATCGCAGAGCAGCACCAAAGTGCTCCAGCTGTCAGCTCCGTCACTATCAAGAAACCAAATGTTCTTCCAACCCATGAGGAGCAGAAGCCTAATGGACCTGTCAAGAAGGCAGGTGCATCCGAGAAGAAACGCGAGCCAG cacctgcgGACTCGGATGGGCCCCTCTACCTGCCCTACAAGACGCTTGTGTCCACGGTCAGCAGCACGGCGTTCAGCGAGGGGGAGGCCCAGCGGCTCATCGAGATCCTGAGGGAGAAAGCGGGCATCGTCCAGGACACCTGGCACACG GCCAAGCAGAAGGGTGGCCCGGTCGCTGTCCTGAAACGCcggctggaggagaaggagaagcagctcgccactgagcaggaggctgcagccgcTGCCAGAAACAAGAGGCGGGAGCTGAGCAAG GAGCTGGTGGCCGAGCGGGCTAAGGTGACGGCTCTGGAGGGCAagctgaaggagcagctgctggcccgCGAGCAGGAGATGGCAGCGGTGCAGGCACGCACGCAGGCCATCAACCAGGACCATGCCCAGAAAAcgcagcagctccaggacaaG ATCCGGACCCTGCAGGACCAGCTGGAGAACAGACCCAACACGCAGCTGGCTcgcctgcagcaggagaactCCATGCTGAGGGATGCCCTCTACCAGACCAGCAGCTGGATGGAGAGCAA GCACAACCCTGAGCTGGCCAGGTTGCGGAAGGAGTACGCCAAGCTGAAGAATGAGCTGTCTGAGAAGTCAAAGGTGCTGCAGcgaaaggagcagcagaggaagagccTGGAGCTCAAAGCGTCAGCCTTGCAGATGCagatggagcagctgcaggtcaggcaAGCGCCTGCAAACCTGCTCCCCTCAGAGAGATGGGGCGCGTGGCTGAATTGTGTGGGATCCATGGGGCTGGCCATGGGGAGAGCTCGGGGGGAGATGAGCGTCCGCATTTGGAAAGCGAGCTGCCTGGCGGACCCCCTGTCAGTTTGTCACATGCCAGGAGCTCTATTGCGCATCGCCGGCAAAGCCCAGGGGGCACGCTGCCCTGGTGGGAGCCGTTCTCGCTCACCTGTGAAGCTCACCAGCCGGCtgtga